The DNA window acaaacacacacacacacacacacacacatgaacagacgaatcaatcaatggaaaaaacatcatcatcatcatcaccgtaTTTACCACCCATCTATCATATTGGAAATATCATAACCagcaaattatcatcatcatggtaacTATAAATgactgatgataatggctgatgaataatttacagttttttttttcatcaaaaaaattgattgattgattgattgatatttgtttgtgtatgatgatgatgatgatgatgatgatgttcaaatTCAAGATTTGATTGTCAAATTGCTAAATGGATGTGgatatttatttcaaattaaaattgatgaaacaaaataaaaaaaattttgaagaaGGAAATAAGAACatcgaacacacacacacacacacacatgaacacATGCATAAACagagaaacaaacaatcaaatgaacatgtttcaatatatatataaaaaaaaacattgaatggaaaacaatggctcataatgatgatgatgatggtgatcattatcactgttgttgttgtcgtcgttgttgttgttgttgttatttccAAAGgtcattccattttcattcatttaattcaattcgatttggtttggtttttttttttggtggtaaattttgttgattatggccattcatcatccattcatcgTTTGTTgattgcgtgtgtgtgtgtgtgtgtgtgtgtgtgtgtgtgtgtgtgtgtgtgagtattgatgataatcgattatcgattctataaagaagaagaaaaaaaaaatgaatttcattacGATTGCAATTGCAATCGGATTATATATTGACAATCGATTTCGATAATCGAGATCAATAATACAACcctctacaacaacaacaacaattgatatatgataacaatgataatggtttgGTAGCAATCCTTGGTAgataaatcgattttttttcccattttatCAATCCAAATATTTGTGTaatcgaaaagaaaaaaaatcaacgaatttttattgtatcaataaatcaatcaatcaatctataaaaaaaaactaccacTACATTTGAAAATCTGTCCATgattaaatatatatatcgttATTATCTAACACTTGTCCATAATTCTACTTCCATTTAGAATATTCATTGCAAccataatgacaatgatgatgatgatgatgatgaacttggCCCAATTTCTATTCATGTTTCGCTCTGGTTGATTTTCTACATTTCTCTTCTCTCAACATTTGGCATcagtcaagtttttttttctttttttttctctctctctctctctctctctattttttttgtgtgtcaTCAAAAaggtcatcgtcatcatttcatcgttcatatgcaataataataataaactagacaatcagtcagtcagtcagtcaaacatcatcatcatcatcatcatcaggtcacacacacatacacatgaaatggtgagaagaaaaaaaaaattgatgtttacctgaaaatttttttttattggggGGAGaaggaaatgaatgaattaatggtggtggtgatgatgtgccccttttttttgttgtctaaAATTATTCTCAACGTACTTGATGGTGACTGGTGCAATAGATTGTATAACCCCTGTCCTAATAGAtcaacatgtgtgtgtgtttcgaTGTGCGAAAAGGAGAGAAACGAAtttaatcacacacacacacactcgcatacacacacatttcgGTTACTGACTTAAAGACCGagttttatattttgttttgttttttttctttttgttaccgtcatttttttttatttggtagGTCGACTTTGGTTTGTTGTCGAGTCGGTCGGTCGGTCGGTCAATCACtgttctctttttttttcattcattcattcatttattattcttcaaggttgttgttgttgttgttacccGTTTGAAATGTATTATGGgttaaatggaaaaaaatgataataaccaaacgacaacgatacggttattattattacccaaaacacacacacacacacacatatctaCTTCCTagttcatacacacacacacacattcatatatttttcaCATATAAGGAAACGCGGTTATCGTTTGTTGATTATGGTATAAgcacccaaaaaaaaaatttttttttcttcaattaatttccttgaaattcatataatggataatgatgataattaaaccagaaacaaaaaccaaaaaccaGTTTACTTAGATAAAGAGATCTGTATGTGTTCAGAGCTGGCTTGTTGTTCATGTGTCGGACACATGAGAATATCCGGtgactgattttttttctgttttgtttcaccacctgaaaataaaatttacacTACCATctgatgttgaaaaaaaaatgaaaacaaattctgattctgatttttttttatttattcaattcaattatatttaatttaattcaatttgatgatgataataaatcattgaaaaatccatcatttttcttttttgaattcacagctgttgttttctttgattttgtttcttcatcattattatttgatcgaattaaatcataatgaaataattcaatttgattttccatTACACCAACAATACGATTGGTGATTTGATTAACATCGAtacattcaatttgttttgtttgattttcgaCCACTGTttcatgatgttgatgtggAAATAGACTGATTATTTCTATTGTACCATCCGATGTACCAAATACAATcatattttgttcatcatcaataatttccATACAATCAATGCTTGAATGTCCGGCATTATTCTGTCGTATTGGATAACGATCACTAATATTACcccattcattattattattgaatatattgatgacACCATCTTCACATCCAACAATCACTTTATTCTTCTCCTCTAAATATCGTACAGTTTGAAAACCAGCATCAAATAATTCCGATTGTGGTGGTTCTAATCGTCGTGCACGAATATTGAATGCCGATAATGTTCCTTCACCAGATGTTGCAAATACAAGCTGTTTATTTGAATCTATATCCAAATCGCTTATATAAttatcacattcattcaatgacatATGTATTGGACGTTCCATACGATAATCCCAGCATTTAaaatcgccatcatcatcaccaatgcAGACAAGATAATCATCGGCAACCAATAATGAatagattttcttttttccattagatatttttcgaatcattttttgtgtCTGAACATCagtgattttgattgatttcgatatggaaaacattcgattttgatgaaaacgTATCTTACGGATTGGATTACCACGATGATATTTCTGCCATTCATGTACGATTGTTGGttttttcgaatcatcaccaccaccaccaccaccatcatcatcatcgatattgaaatttattctattttaaatcaaaaaaaaaaaagaaaaattaaatagaCCTTGTTcacgaaaacaaaatgatacacacacacatacattttAATATCACCTTCAATGGTGgaaaatccaatcaaatcatgatgatcaggATGAAATTGACAATCATAAATCAAATCCGTTCCATTCAATCGATattccaataattttttcgtttcaatcgTTGTCATTATGCAAATggtgattgatgataaataaatcaacttttatttattcaatttaaaacaaaaaaaaagttaaaaatacaaaacacgtgataaattttcaaaatagacaaattattattattatcaacaacatgatgatgatcataaaaaattcgtctaaattcgaatgaaatgatgaaaaaaaacatgtgacaatcaaaatgacCATCAGAGCCATCTAGTGATGtctgggcaaaaaaaaaattccaatttataatttttggcttttttctttctttaaaaaaattatggtgatgatgatcacgatgaagatgataatgagtATGACtggaaacaaatgatgatgatgatgatgagtaggAAAAGTAATGATTTCAATAGGTTTAggtttcaaatttcaaatcttcattttcatttgatacacaaattgattcaacaaaACTATCGATTTGTGTTGCCGCCGATTCTAATTCGGCTAATTGCATGCTCAATTCATCCATATCGTTGATTGAATCACAATCTTCATCCATATCGTTGATTGAATCACAATCATTTGATCGATGTAAAAATGTTGGCGATGGaccatgaaaaaatgaatgtaaaagACTTTCTTCCGATGCAAATGGTGCATTCAATTCGACAAATACAAAACTATCGTTTgatgttgaataaatttgttgTGATGTAGgtgattttattgattgtgattgtgatttcatcatttttgttgacgGTATCTTTATCGGATtggatgatggtgatgattttggtgttgtcgttgtcataatatttgttgttgattgttgttcatcatcacatgttagatttttcatttcaatttcttttgacattgataataatgaactgAATGGTATATTGAAATCggtttcaaaattattcgatttttttgttgcaaatgCTGGATTCAATGGTTTTATTATATCAAAAATATCCAATGGTTCATTGGTTAGATCGATTTTAAAATGGTCAtctttcattgataattgaatatcatcatcatcatcatgttgttgttgttgttttgttaatTGTTTATTTGCATCATCTTgaataatattatcatcatcatcatcattattcaaatgtttgGCCATTTCATCTGATTGTTGTGTTAGATTTTCAATCTCAGATTCACTTGTTACATTCATATCGGTtcgataaataaatgataatgataattcattcaattcactaCGTATAACACCGATTGTTTTCAATGGTGAATAATGACGATTTTGATCAGTTAATCGGTCAATAAAATCtgtataatttttcaataccaATGGATAAATACGATAACAAATGACATAAGAATCAGCACTTTGACCTTTTGAACTAAGACGATATGCAGGCGTCGAACGTGTCAATACTATTAATGATTTAATCATATTACTCATACGTATAAATATTTCATATACTTTCTGTGAATATTCatccaaatgtttttgttcaaaatctttttcattaatcaatGTATGATTGGCAAATATCCAATATTCTAATGTAATCGATATATTATCggcatttttcaataatatttcacaacaaattttccattctttttgtatgaaaaacatttgttgACCATTGGATAAATGttttaaacatttttgtgCATTATCATATACATCTTTCATATCGACAATATCTAGATTGAACCAATCTTTACCATTTGGATTACATTTAGTTTGTGTACGTTGATCATTACCAAGACGTGATTGAACAATTATTTGGGTACATTTATGAACAAATTGTGAGATGAATTTATCGATATCTTTAagggacatttttttttgttttgttttaacaAATATAACcaggaaacaaaacaaatgatataacaattattgaatattggaaaaaaaagaaaattttaaaaaataaacatccagtaaaatttttgttttgttttgttttgattttgttttttctctttgctGCAATGCAGCATATATAAATAGTGGTATGGTATAAATCCAGAGAGAGAGGCAAAGAACATCATCACGAAAGacgtcatcatcgaatggCTATATCgacttgaatgaatttatccGTTCGAAATGGCCATACAAAAATTCCATGCTTgccgcaaaaaaaaattccatagaacgagcaaaaaaacaaaatgatggatccaattgataaaaaaacagCCAGTGGCGATAAAGATAACCGAATAATTCGTGAAGGTAAAGCTCAAATACATTGTCGAAAACAAGTGTTCTACAATCAAGTTCAAGAATTTAATCGTGATCTTAGGTAagtgg is part of the Dermatophagoides farinae isolate YC_2012a chromosome 9, ASM2471394v1, whole genome shotgun sequence genome and encodes:
- the Atg13 gene encoding autophagy-related 13 produces the protein MSLKDIDKFISQFVHKCTQIIVQSRLGNDQRTQTKCNPNGKDWFNLDIVDMKDVYDNAQKCLKHLSNGQQMFFIQKEWKICCEILLKNADNISITLEYWIFANHTLINEKDFEQKHLDEYSQKVYEIFIRMSNMIKSLIVLTRSTPAYRLSSKGQSADSYVICYRIYPLVLKNYTDFIDRLTDQNRHYSPLKTIGVIRSELNELSLSFIYRTDMNVTSESEIENLTQQSDEMAKHLNNDDDDDNIIQDDANKQLTKQQQQHDDDDDIQLSMKDDHFKIDLTNEPLDIFDIIKPLNPAFATKKSNNFETDFNIPFSSLLSMSKEIEMKNLTCDDEQQSTTNIMTTTTPKSSPSSNPIKIPSTKMMKSQSQSIKSPTSQQIYSTSNDSFVFVELNAPFASEESLLHSFFHGPSPTFLHRSNDCDSINDMDEDCDSINDMDELSMQLAELESAATQIDSFVESICVSNENEDLKFET
- the LOC124498033 gene encoding WD repeat-containing protein 55; its protein translation is MTTIETKKLLEYRLNGTDLIYDCQFHPDHHDLIGFSTIEGDIKIINFNIDDDDGGGGGGDDSKKPTIVHEWQKYHRGNPIRKIRFHQNRMFSISKSIKITDVQTQKMIRKISNGKKKIYSLLVADDYLVCIGDDDGDFKCWDYRMERPIHMSLNECDNYISDLDIDSNKQLVFATSGEGTLSAFNIRARRLEPPQSELFDAGFQTVRYLEEKNKVIVGCEDGVINIFNNNNEWGNISDRYPIRQNNAGHSSIDCMEIIDDEQNMIVFGTSDGTIEIISLFPHQHHETVVENQTKQIECIDVNQITNRIVGVMENQIELFHYDLIRSNNNDEETKSKKTTAVNSKKKNDGFFNDLLSSSN